The genomic region ACGCGCCCCGAGAGTACGGATGTCTACTACCCAACGAGCTCGCGCGCCGCCCGCAAAACCTCGTCATAATCGGGCTCGGTCGCCACTTCCGGAACGGTCTGGATGTAGCGAATCACGCCGTCTTTGTCCACCAAATAGATGGCGCGGGTGAGCAAGCCCAGCTCTTTGATATGCACGCCGTAGTCGTCGGCGAACTTTCTGTCTTTGTGGTCGGAGAGCATCTTGATGTTGTCGACATGCTCCTGAACCGCCCAGCGCTTTTGCGCGAACGGCGTGTCCGCGCTGATCGAAACGGCGACGATTTTTTCGGCGGGAAGCGTGGCGATATGGCGGTTGAACTTGCTCGTCTCAAGCGAGCAGACGCTGGTGTCGATCGACGGCACCAGAATCAGCAGGACGGCCTTGGTCCCGTTCTCGCGCAGCTGGTCGAGCGTCGTCGGCGAAAGGTCCGTTCCCGTAAGCTGGAAGTCCGGAGCCTTATCGCCCACCTTCAGCTCCGGGCCCAGAAGCGTCATCGGGTTTCCTTTGAATGTGATCGCGCCGGAGCGCTCGTTCTGCACGTCGGTCATGGAATTCGTTCTCCTTGGCTGAGAGATGTTGAGGCAGTATACCTGGTTTGAAAATGTCTCAACCGGCGGCGTTTCCCTAGAGATCGCGCCGCCGGTTTGTTTCATAGGACAATGTGCATCAAAAGATAGGGACGCGGTTTGATGTCGCCATGCAGCAGCGGAAACTCCACGCCCAGCGCCGAGGACTGTCCGAGACGGCCGGAGAGGCCCAGCGATAGTCCATGGAATGTCAGCATGCCGTCCAGCGAGTACCGGCCCTTCTGGTCAAAGTTGATCAATTGCGTCGCGAGCGCCGGGCTGAGGCCGCCCTGGCCGCCCAGCATCAATCCCAGCTTGATCGTTGGGGCCGCGATGGTCTGCGGCGGATTGAACGGCTTGCCGGAGGCGAAGAAACGCGCCCGCAGAAACTCCGCGCCCACGTTCGAGGCGTTCTTTTCCGCCAGCACCAGGCCGTAATGCCCGGTGTTCGCCCAGACGATCGGCGCGCCGCCGATGGAGTCGGCGAGCATCTGGGACTGCTTGGGCAGAATGAACGTATCGTAGCGGCCGTTGACGAGCAGGGCGTTTTCCGCGCCGTACCCTTTCAGCCAGTTCGTCGGCTCGACCGGCGCCATGCCGACCTTCAGGTCTTCATAGTTGTAGCCGTGCTGAACGAGCTGTTTGTGCAGCCCTTTCATAAATGGACTTTTCCAGAGCAGACCCGCGGCGTCCGCGCCGCCGTCGATCGACAGCAGCACCTTCGCGCGCCGGTCAACACCGGCGGCGAGCGAGGCGATGATCGCTCCCAGGCTGATGCCGCTGAGGCCCATTCGGCTGGAATCGATGTCGGGGCGGGTCGAAAGCCAGTCCAGGCCGCGACGCACATCCAGCACATTTTGGCGGATCGCTCCCACCATCTGCGGCATGTTGCCCGACAGCAGCTCCGCCTGCGGCACATGCGGGAGCGGGCGGCGGTCCAGGCTGAAGGGCGATTCGATCAGCAGCGCCGCCGTGTGCGCCTTGGTCACATCCTCGCAAAACTGAAACTCGTTTTTCAGATTGCGCGGCAGCCACTCCGGCAGCACGATCAACGCCGGATGCGGCCCCGGTTCCGGCGGCATGAAC from Capsulimonas corticalis harbors:
- the tpx gene encoding thiol peroxidase, producing MTDVQNERSGAITFKGNPMTLLGPELKVGDKAPDFQLTGTDLSPTTLDQLRENGTKAVLLILVPSIDTSVCSLETSKFNRHIATLPAEKIVAVSISADTPFAQKRWAVQEHVDNIKMLSDHKDRKFADDYGVHIKELGLLTRAIYLVDKDGVIRYIQTVPEVATEPDYDEVLRAARELVG